The following coding sequences are from one Bdellovibrionota bacterium window:
- a CDS encoding matrixin family metalloprotease has protein sequence MRFKFAIVRSVEIFIGITMMVFGGCGFDHSRGTASSDTNSAGAENDTDVVRYRELPVHYKIASTIPAEFHADIRAGFSSWNEATGVEIFVYDGIKSLQDDQLAPDFTVNENVVLQTNRSGQLAADAAQGSDGGPGPLARTYLKGATKIMDADVYLFEFDTYFVNGRPDTGDIYSLESVVAHEAGHILFGSDHSSDEESIMTAVLYPKDNPKEKLGPSQSDADRFEAVYADLIE, from the coding sequence ATGCGTTTCAAATTTGCAATTGTTCGATCGGTTGAAATTTTTATCGGCATTACGATGATGGTTTTCGGGGGATGCGGCTTCGACCACTCGAGGGGAACGGCCTCTTCAGATACGAACTCGGCCGGCGCGGAGAACGATACGGACGTTGTCCGCTACCGCGAGCTTCCGGTCCATTACAAGATCGCTTCAACGATTCCCGCCGAATTTCACGCCGACATTCGTGCGGGATTTTCAAGCTGGAACGAGGCGACCGGCGTCGAAATCTTCGTGTACGACGGTATAAAATCGCTGCAAGACGACCAACTGGCCCCGGATTTCACCGTCAACGAAAACGTCGTTTTACAGACGAATCGCAGCGGTCAATTGGCCGCCGACGCGGCCCAAGGGTCGGATGGGGGGCCGGGACCATTGGCGCGGACGTATCTGAAGGGCGCGACCAAGATCATGGATGCGGATGTTTACCTTTTTGAATTCGATACCTATTTTGTAAACGGCCGGCCCGATACGGGGGACATCTATTCCCTCGAGTCGGTTGTGGCCCACGAGGCAGGCCACATTTTGTTTGGATCCGATCACTCCTCGGACGAAGAAAGCATTATGACGGCGGTGCTCTACCCGAAGGACAACCCAAAGGAGAAACTTGGGCCGAGCCAGAGCGACGCCGACCGATTTGAGGCGGTTTACGCCGACCTAATTGAATAA
- a CDS encoding outer membrane lipoprotein carrier protein LolA: MFKKIIPAACLLTWAVSANGAEVQGVVDQLQKSYDHIQSIEANFEQTYRSKRFDEKINRGKLAIVKPGKMRWDYREPKGKVLVSNGKEILLYDPEDHQALVTPQPAQSDLPVALAFLWGGAKLTDKFTVSLKGEKKTEDKQETTLRCLPKEPIPNVKEVFLTVRSGEPMLVVASRVIDSLEGESEIRFTDIRVNPSIENRRFEFKPPKNTPIVSMPSLNVKP; the protein is encoded by the coding sequence ATGTTCAAGAAAATAATTCCGGCAGCGTGCCTTCTGACTTGGGCGGTGTCCGCAAACGGCGCCGAGGTTCAGGGAGTCGTCGATCAACTCCAAAAGAGCTACGACCATATTCAATCGATCGAAGCGAATTTCGAGCAAACGTATCGCTCCAAGCGATTCGACGAAAAGATAAATCGAGGGAAGCTGGCGATCGTAAAACCGGGCAAGATGCGATGGGACTACCGTGAACCCAAAGGAAAGGTTCTGGTGTCCAACGGCAAGGAAATTCTCTTATACGACCCCGAAGATCACCAGGCGCTGGTCACGCCTCAGCCGGCGCAAAGCGACCTTCCGGTGGCGTTGGCGTTCTTGTGGGGTGGCGCCAAATTGACCGACAAATTCACGGTCTCGCTGAAGGGCGAAAAAAAAACAGAAGATAAACAGGAAACGACGCTTCGTTGTCTCCCGAAGGAGCCGATTCCGAACGTGAAGGAAGTTTTCCTGACCGTTCGGTCGGGCGAGCCGATGCTGGTGGTCGCATCCCGCGTGATCGACTCGTTGGAGGGAGAAAGTGAAATCCGCTTTACGGATATTCGCGTGAACCCTTCGATCGAGAACCGGCGCTTCGAATTCAAACCTCCTAAAAATACGCCGATCGTCTCTATGCCAAGCTTGAACGTGAAGCCGTAA
- a CDS encoding DUF6364 family protein, protein MQDKTQSGKDKKRNLTLRLDANLIRKARVLAAQRGASISRLLSKQIELLVRDEDRYNVAKRKSLEWIRQGFHLGGKITATRDEWHER, encoded by the coding sequence GTGCAAGATAAGACGCAATCTGGAAAGGATAAGAAGCGAAATCTCACGCTCCGCTTGGACGCAAACTTGATCCGAAAAGCGCGTGTTTTGGCCGCTCAGCGGGGGGCATCCATCAGTCGATTGCTCTCAAAACAGATCGAACTGCTCGTTCGCGACGAAGATCGGTACAACGTCGCCAAACGGAAATCACTTGAATGGATAAGACAGGGCTTTCATTTGGGAGGAAAGATCACAGCGACGCGGGATGAATGGCATGAACGATGA
- a CDS encoding PIN domain-containing protein produces the protein MNDDTFVDTNVLIYAHDLDAGRKHEIAADLLEKLWTNRRGVLSTQVLQEFYVNVTRKISHPISKSTAREIVSGYTAWKVENVTSDHVLRASELEERHQLSFWDALIVSAALSAGAERVLSEDMSHQQGILGLRIENPFVP, from the coding sequence ATGAACGATGACACGTTTGTGGATACGAATGTACTCATTTATGCCCACGATTTAGACGCGGGCCGAAAGCATGAGATTGCTGCCGATCTTCTCGAGAAACTCTGGACAAACCGGCGCGGCGTCCTGAGCACGCAAGTGCTTCAGGAATTTTATGTGAATGTTACGCGCAAGATTTCTCACCCGATTTCCAAGTCAACAGCGCGCGAAATTGTGTCGGGATACACGGCGTGGAAGGTGGAAAATGTAACGAGCGACCACGTTCTGCGAGCCTCCGAGTTGGAGGAACGTCACCAACTTTCCTTTTGGGATGCGCTTATCGTTTCCGCCGCCCTTTCGGCCGGGGCCGAACGGGTTCTTTCGGAGGATATGAGCCACCAACAGGGGATTCTTGGACTGCGGATTGAAAATCCGTTCGTGCCCTAG
- a CDS encoding response regulator, producing the protein MPKTILIADDEQPVINAYARVLKNQGFQVISALTTEQAMETLERTHVDLLLLDLAIPTSNGLELLRKLRSDSRFAKLPVIVQSGFAERVSNELLPLHPVRVFTKPVPLDDLLWTIRDALDTKTRPLPH; encoded by the coding sequence ATGCCGAAAACGATTTTGATTGCCGACGACGAGCAGCCGGTCATCAACGCCTACGCGCGAGTATTGAAGAATCAAGGATTCCAGGTGATTTCCGCCCTTACGACCGAGCAAGCGATGGAAACCTTGGAGCGAACACACGTGGATCTCCTCCTCCTCGATCTGGCGATTCCGACTTCAAACGGACTCGAGCTTCTTCGCAAGCTCCGAAGCGATTCGAGGTTTGCCAAGCTTCCCGTCATCGTTCAATCCGGTTTCGCTGAACGCGTATCCAACGAGCTCTTGCCGCTTCATCCGGTCCGCGTGTTCACCAAACCCGTCCCGCTGGACGATCTTCTATGGACGATCCGCGACGCACTCGATACAAAGACTCGCCCATTGCCGCACTAA
- a CDS encoding ankyrin repeat domain-containing protein, with translation MRLRIRKMVLALVVLTACGKPTAPDLFTAIKAQRLDNVQRIVKKEPALLHARNREGFTPLTLAAGIGNRTVLETLLKGGAGPNEPDGGGITPLQVAIKAGHTPNAILLIESGADIKTLDTKGNSLLTTAALKGNNEVVKLLLKKGADIRADDAEGETALLAGIRSAKPDVVKTLVSAGADLSVRDRVGRKPVELAGDEGSMEIFEFLRNKGQEPVYDGEIHDAVADGKIALVQKLLKKQRALANAEGGRGNRPLHFSCMGDRTDLAQLLLRNGADPNTMNGVGNTPLQECCLLGSMKVAALLIEKKTRVDHLNRKGETALHLVVKNGKPTLVTLLTQKLVSTGGSVDSKDRGERTPLSHALDPGIIEILLKAGAAPNAKDRKGATPLEWMVYGGCGACASLLVEKGAALSVPVHEAAFKGDTEALRRILEKDASLAGTKDALGQAPIHYASLLGRTEAVRYLLSKGADPSAPSALLPLHRAAAAGSAELIALLLENGAKIEAQAEETNATPLHLAAREGNKDAVKALLGKSANVNALTSRGDTALQLAADKSLSVDVAKLLIDANVDRTVENDKGETALDITEWRSENEKDKATAARAKEFARLIVKGPAK, from the coding sequence ATGAGGCTGCGGATTCGGAAGATGGTTCTGGCGCTGGTGGTCCTCACCGCGTGCGGAAAGCCGACGGCGCCTGATCTCTTCACGGCGATCAAGGCGCAGCGGCTCGACAACGTTCAGCGCATCGTTAAGAAAGAACCCGCCCTCCTGCATGCCCGGAACCGGGAGGGGTTCACGCCCCTCACGCTGGCCGCGGGGATCGGCAACCGGACCGTCCTCGAGACGCTTCTTAAAGGCGGCGCCGGGCCGAACGAGCCGGACGGCGGCGGCATTACGCCGTTACAGGTGGCGATCAAAGCGGGCCATACGCCGAACGCGATCCTCCTGATCGAATCGGGCGCCGACATCAAGACTCTCGACACGAAAGGAAACTCCCTCCTCACCACCGCCGCACTGAAAGGGAATAACGAGGTTGTGAAGCTTCTCCTGAAAAAGGGAGCGGATATCCGCGCCGACGACGCCGAGGGCGAAACAGCGCTGCTAGCGGGAATCCGGTCCGCAAAACCGGACGTCGTGAAAACGCTGGTCTCGGCTGGAGCCGACCTTTCCGTCCGGGATCGCGTCGGTCGGAAGCCGGTGGAACTGGCCGGCGACGAGGGATCGATGGAGATCTTCGAGTTCCTTAGGAATAAAGGCCAGGAGCCAGTATACGACGGGGAAATTCACGACGCCGTGGCGGACGGAAAGATCGCCCTCGTCCAGAAGCTCCTTAAAAAGCAGCGTGCGCTGGCGAATGCCGAAGGAGGACGAGGGAACCGGCCGCTGCATTTCTCCTGCATGGGGGATCGGACCGATCTCGCGCAACTTCTTCTCCGGAACGGAGCGGATCCGAACACGATGAACGGCGTGGGGAACACCCCGTTGCAGGAGTGCTGCCTCCTCGGGTCGATGAAAGTGGCAGCCCTACTCATCGAGAAGAAGACCCGGGTTGACCACCTGAACCGAAAAGGTGAAACGGCGCTGCATCTCGTTGTGAAAAATGGGAAGCCAACCCTCGTAACTCTTTTGACACAGAAACTCGTTTCCACCGGCGGATCGGTCGACTCGAAAGATCGCGGAGAGAGAACACCGCTCAGCCACGCCCTCGACCCCGGCATTATCGAGATCCTCCTCAAAGCGGGTGCCGCGCCGAATGCGAAAGATCGGAAAGGGGCGACTCCCCTCGAGTGGATGGTCTACGGAGGATGCGGGGCATGCGCTTCATTGCTCGTCGAGAAGGGGGCCGCCCTTTCCGTCCCGGTTCACGAGGCCGCGTTTAAAGGTGACACCGAAGCACTTCGCCGGATCCTGGAAAAAGACGCGAGCCTCGCGGGGACGAAGGATGCGCTGGGGCAGGCGCCGATCCACTACGCGTCGCTCTTAGGGCGCACCGAAGCCGTCCGGTATTTGCTTTCGAAGGGAGCCGATCCCTCGGCTCCGTCGGCTTTATTGCCGCTTCATCGGGCGGCGGCAGCCGGCTCCGCTGAACTCATTGCACTGTTGTTGGAGAACGGCGCCAAAATCGAGGCTCAGGCGGAGGAAACGAACGCAACTCCCCTCCATCTTGCCGCCCGGGAGGGGAACAAAGATGCCGTGAAAGCGCTTCTCGGCAAGAGCGCGAATGTGAACGCGCTGACGAGCCGGGGGGACACGGCTCTTCAGCTCGCCGCGGACAAGAGTTTGTCGGTGGATGTCGCGAAACTTCTGATCGACGCCAACGTGGACCGGACGGTCGAAAATGACAAGGGGGAAACCGCGCTCGACATCACCGAGTGGCGAAGCGAGAACGAGAAGGACAAGGCGACAGCCGCGAGAGCCAAGGAATTCGCGCGGCTGATTGTCAAAGGGCCCGCAAAGTAA
- a CDS encoding response regulator, which yields MGQVRERSVIWFLFVLAAAVFLVEFSVMFILPSALLYFPIHSLWGEAAADGGILLVVIMPIIYAWVLRPLVQARRKAEEASMAKGRFLANMSHEIRTPMNGIIGMTDLALETDLTKEQREYLEAVSESADRLLELINEILDFSKIEAKHLELTLFEFSLRDCIRDCLRLLALVAGKKGLELVCDISPDVPDGVVGDAGRLRQVILNLIGNSIKFTHDGELGLRVTCLSQTEAEAQLHFEVFDTGIGIPEEKQQTIFEAFSQGDASTTRKYGGTGLGLTISSHLVQLMGGEIELESKPGKGSRFHFTARLGLHGKSAVARASLKEDDLTGVRALVVDDNATNRQVLAKLLAAWQIGPTVVESGEAALAALEQANRSNTLFQLVLTDCHMPGMDGFELSRRIRQIPVFSKAPILMMLTSGGQRGDAARCREIGIAAYLTKPVIPSELLDAIRICLGNVAGATDRSPPVTRHSLRRDRGVLKILLAEDNPVNQKVVSSLLRKAGHEVSVVENGIEALTAVGRGNVDLVFMDMEMPEMDGMEATRRIRESEKEMSRHLPIIALTAHAMEGDRERIMNAGMDAYVSKPVRLEALLQAIEDANRPAGKDDG from the coding sequence ATGGGGCAGGTTCGAGAAAGATCGGTTATTTGGTTCTTGTTTGTTTTGGCTGCCGCAGTCTTTCTGGTTGAGTTTTCCGTGATGTTCATACTCCCGAGTGCCTTGCTCTATTTCCCCATTCATTCTCTCTGGGGCGAGGCAGCCGCAGACGGCGGTATTTTGCTCGTGGTGATCATGCCGATCATTTACGCCTGGGTATTACGCCCGTTGGTCCAAGCCAGGCGGAAGGCTGAGGAAGCCTCCATGGCCAAAGGGCGGTTCTTAGCCAATATGAGTCATGAAATCCGCACGCCGATGAACGGGATCATCGGAATGACGGACCTTGCACTTGAGACGGACCTGACAAAGGAACAACGGGAATATCTGGAGGCCGTGAGTGAATCGGCGGATCGCTTATTGGAGCTTATCAATGAGATTCTCGATTTTTCGAAAATTGAGGCCAAGCATTTGGAACTTACGTTGTTTGAGTTCAGCCTTCGCGATTGTATCCGGGATTGTCTGAGATTGTTGGCGTTGGTCGCGGGTAAGAAGGGTTTGGAACTCGTCTGTGACATTTCGCCGGATGTGCCCGATGGCGTGGTGGGGGACGCCGGCAGACTTCGCCAAGTGATCCTTAATTTGATTGGTAATTCGATTAAATTCACGCATGACGGTGAATTGGGTCTTCGCGTGACATGCCTGTCGCAGACTGAAGCGGAAGCTCAGCTCCACTTCGAAGTCTTCGACACGGGGATCGGAATTCCGGAAGAAAAGCAACAGACCATTTTTGAGGCTTTCTCGCAGGGGGATGCTTCAACTACCCGCAAATATGGTGGAACAGGGCTTGGCCTCACGATTTCGTCGCACCTGGTCCAACTGATGGGAGGGGAAATCGAACTGGAATCGAAACCCGGGAAAGGCAGCCGGTTTCACTTTACGGCTCGTCTCGGACTCCACGGAAAATCCGCCGTGGCTCGCGCTTCATTGAAGGAGGATGATCTCACGGGGGTTCGTGCGCTCGTTGTGGACGATAATGCGACGAACCGCCAGGTGCTCGCAAAACTACTCGCTGCCTGGCAAATAGGCCCGACGGTCGTTGAGAGTGGCGAGGCGGCTCTAGCCGCGCTCGAACAAGCTAACCGATCGAATACGCTGTTTCAATTGGTGCTCACGGATTGCCATATGCCGGGAATGGACGGCTTCGAACTTTCTCGAAGAATCAGGCAGATCCCCGTGTTTTCGAAAGCTCCTATTCTTATGATGCTTACGTCAGGAGGACAACGGGGAGATGCGGCGCGCTGCCGGGAAATCGGAATCGCCGCGTACTTGACGAAGCCGGTCATTCCGTCTGAGTTGTTGGATGCGATCCGGATTTGTCTTGGAAACGTGGCGGGTGCGACGGATCGAAGCCCTCCTGTAACGCGGCATTCCCTGCGAAGGGACCGAGGCGTTCTGAAAATTCTTCTGGCCGAGGACAACCCTGTGAATCAAAAGGTGGTTTCATCTTTGTTAAGGAAGGCCGGGCACGAAGTCTCGGTGGTCGAGAATGGGATCGAGGCTCTCACAGCTGTCGGGAGGGGAAACGTTGACCTGGTTTTCATGGATATGGAGATGCCGGAAATGGATGGAATGGAAGCCACGAGACGCATCCGGGAGTCGGAGAAGGAAATGAGCAGGCATCTTCCGATCATTGCGCTGACAGCACACGCCATGGAGGGAGACCGCGAAAGAATCATGAATGCCGGGATGGACGCCTACGTGTCAAAACCCGTGCGATTGGAGGCATTGCTTCAAGCGATCGAAGACGCAAACAGGCCGGCTGGAAAGGACGATGGGTAG
- a CDS encoding NHL repeat-containing protein gives MLGGLVRPTATLGAPCVPDDGDRIFGGSVDPSGVAVDTAGNLYVADYAGDQVLGYNSPLTDQTADRMLVGLNDPKGIAFGPDGNLYVVDTKNKQVVRYNSPSFSGPFSVLGSTTHLYWLAIDSLGKFYVSDLKRVFIFDFGSGVTTINVPFAIGGLAVDGAGNLFVSDPKGGRVFEYDSPHVTNQAPNRTITGLNTPIGLTYAGGKLYVADNGDNQIVVYDNPTTNLTPDGFIGAGELHSPDGVAVDGSGNVFVMEEYSNRVLEFDANHVTGASNIQLVSGSPMGGNSATLSWATTAETDLEGFNVAACDNKGTRVQLNPSLIRCEQCITGLGSSYSFIVPDKPAGSTDVFIEVVHQNTTVETFGPAQ, from the coding sequence ATGCTCGGCGGTCTGGTCAGACCGACGGCGACTTTGGGAGCTCCCTGTGTCCCCGATGACGGCGACCGGATCTTTGGGGGTAGCGTCGATCCTTCGGGAGTGGCAGTGGATACCGCCGGGAATCTTTATGTGGCAGATTACGCAGGCGACCAGGTACTCGGATACAACAGCCCCCTTACGGACCAGACCGCTGACCGGATGCTTGTGGGCCTCAATGATCCCAAAGGCATCGCGTTCGGCCCTGACGGCAACCTATATGTCGTGGATACTAAAAACAAGCAGGTTGTCAGGTACAATAGCCCTTCTTTCTCGGGTCCCTTCTCCGTACTTGGATCTACAACCCATCTCTATTGGTTGGCGATCGACTCCCTCGGCAAATTCTATGTCTCGGATCTGAAACGCGTGTTTATCTTCGACTTTGGCAGTGGGGTGACCACCATCAATGTTCCCTTCGCGATAGGGGGGCTGGCCGTGGACGGTGCGGGCAATCTCTTTGTCTCGGATCCGAAGGGTGGCCGTGTGTTTGAGTATGACAGTCCCCACGTAACAAACCAGGCACCGAACAGGACGATTACAGGATTAAATACTCCTATAGGTTTGACCTACGCCGGCGGCAAGCTCTATGTTGCGGACAACGGTGACAACCAGATCGTGGTTTATGATAACCCGACCACGAACCTGACTCCAGACGGGTTCATCGGGGCTGGAGAACTCCATAGTCCTGACGGTGTGGCAGTAGATGGGTCCGGCAATGTCTTTGTGATGGAGGAGTACAGCAATCGCGTCCTGGAGTTCGACGCTAACCATGTTACGGGAGCATCGAATATTCAGCTCGTTAGCGGTTCCCCAATGGGGGGGAACAGCGCGACCCTGTCGTGGGCGACGACGGCTGAAACCGACCTCGAAGGCTTTAACGTCGCAGCGTGTGACAATAAGGGCACCCGCGTTCAGCTGAATCCGAGCCTGATCCGGTGCGAGCAGTGTATTACCGGACTGGGAAGCTCGTATTCGTTCATCGTCCCCGACAAGCCGGCCGGGAGCACGGACGTCTTCATTGAAGTGGTGCACCAGAATACCACGGTGGAAACCTTCGGCCCGGCTCAGTAA
- a CDS encoding DNA translocase FtsK 4TM domain-containing protein produces the protein MAKEKEDLSTPLRDLAGFLLLAFAIFLFLSLISYSPLDPSLNTKVAGSPSAVHNWCGIGGSYASDIFMQLFGFASFFVPFALVGVAWAVVFRKSWQGASAQASGFILLVLAATLFLALAAGDAARFPPWGGVTGFLLRKLCLAYVGTIGALLAGLTALAVALVLSVRLTFEAFVGKLSFLGDAFLHSREILARAWQRVNRSAARFLELEEKKIEKGMAKIRADVGEPSISVSDSIKVAGEVVTENVLMDDFSIEAPAKEIPIVFPKASDRRSMPQFHTMEEEPEEAKAHKDKRDIRTYKLPDISLLDAPEEQSIAIDREELFRNAQTLEQKLKDFGVFGKVVEVQPGPVITMYEFEPAPGIKVTHVTRLNDDLALALKAMSVRITPLPGKAVIGIEVANRQRQVVYLKDVIADDVFKQGSSRLTFALGKDISGTPFVTDLRKMPHLLVAGATGSGKSVSVNSMILSVLYKSTPDEVRMILVDPKMLELSFYDNIPHLLLPVVTDPRKASAALRWAVLEMEHRYRFMADIGVRNIEGYNKKVPKILDGKVSPEEAKKSAQDLSLPEDLLASGEKVKPEEHTGPMPYIMIVIDELADLMMISSREVEESIIRLSQMARAAGIHLLLATQRPSVDVITGVIKANMPARISFQVSSKIDSRTILDANGAELLLGAGDMLFLPPGTSKLERIHGAFVTDNEVKRVTDFWKEQGSPDYDHEILRVQQEEMEREASGEGEDNEMYQQALNIIRLHRVASISMIQRKLRIGYNRAARIVERMDDEGWLAPGEVGKPREVRMSRFEV, from the coding sequence ATGGCTAAAGAAAAAGAAGATTTATCGACCCCACTTCGCGATCTGGCGGGATTTCTTTTATTGGCGTTCGCGATTTTTCTTTTCCTTTCCCTGATCAGTTACAGCCCCCTCGACCCCTCGCTCAATACAAAAGTGGCGGGATCTCCGTCCGCCGTGCACAACTGGTGCGGGATCGGCGGGAGTTACGCGTCCGACATTTTCATGCAGCTTTTTGGGTTTGCGTCGTTTTTCGTCCCGTTCGCTTTGGTGGGCGTGGCTTGGGCGGTCGTCTTTCGGAAAAGCTGGCAAGGGGCTTCGGCCCAAGCTTCGGGCTTTATTCTCCTGGTTCTGGCGGCCACGCTCTTCTTGGCCTTGGCCGCGGGCGACGCGGCTCGGTTCCCCCCATGGGGAGGGGTGACCGGGTTTCTGCTCCGGAAACTCTGCCTCGCGTATGTCGGAACCATCGGCGCACTGCTGGCCGGCCTAACCGCTCTGGCCGTGGCGTTGGTTCTTTCCGTTCGGCTGACGTTTGAAGCGTTCGTCGGAAAGCTCTCGTTCCTGGGTGATGCTTTCCTCCATTCCCGGGAGATCCTTGCAAGAGCGTGGCAGCGTGTGAACCGATCCGCAGCACGTTTCCTGGAGCTGGAGGAAAAGAAGATTGAGAAGGGGATGGCCAAGATCCGCGCCGATGTGGGCGAGCCGTCGATCTCGGTTTCGGACAGCATCAAAGTCGCCGGAGAGGTGGTGACGGAAAACGTACTTATGGATGATTTTTCGATCGAGGCTCCGGCGAAAGAAATCCCCATCGTTTTTCCCAAGGCCAGCGACCGGCGTTCGATGCCCCAGTTCCATACGATGGAAGAGGAACCGGAAGAGGCCAAAGCGCACAAAGATAAGCGGGACATCCGAACCTACAAGCTCCCCGACATTTCGCTCTTGGACGCTCCGGAAGAACAGTCGATCGCGATCGATCGCGAGGAGCTCTTCCGAAACGCCCAGACGTTGGAACAGAAGCTCAAGGACTTTGGTGTCTTCGGGAAGGTGGTGGAAGTTCAGCCCGGCCCGGTGATCACGATGTACGAGTTTGAGCCGGCACCCGGCATCAAAGTCACGCACGTCACACGATTGAACGACGATCTGGCGCTCGCCCTCAAAGCCATGTCCGTTCGCATCACTCCTCTGCCCGGGAAAGCGGTGATCGGAATCGAAGTCGCCAACCGCCAACGCCAGGTGGTTTATCTCAAGGACGTCATCGCCGACGACGTCTTCAAACAGGGTTCGTCCCGCCTGACGTTCGCTCTGGGCAAAGATATCTCCGGCACGCCTTTTGTGACCGATCTCCGAAAAATGCCGCATCTTTTGGTGGCGGGCGCCACAGGCTCCGGAAAGTCGGTTTCGGTCAACAGCATGATTCTCTCGGTGCTTTACAAATCGACGCCGGACGAAGTGCGGATGATTCTCGTCGATCCGAAGATGTTGGAATTGTCTTTTTACGACAACATCCCGCACCTGTTGCTTCCCGTGGTGACCGACCCGAGGAAAGCCTCGGCGGCGCTCCGGTGGGCCGTACTCGAAATGGAGCATCGGTACCGGTTTATGGCCGACATCGGCGTACGGAACATCGAAGGTTACAACAAGAAGGTGCCCAAAATTCTGGACGGGAAGGTGTCGCCGGAGGAAGCGAAGAAAAGCGCCCAAGATCTTTCCCTTCCCGAAGATCTCTTGGCGTCCGGAGAGAAAGTGAAACCCGAAGAACACACGGGTCCGATGCCGTACATCATGATCGTCATCGACGAGCTGGCCGACCTCATGATGATTTCCAGCCGGGAGGTCGAGGAATCGATCATTCGTCTTTCTCAAATGGCTCGCGCGGCCGGGATCCACCTTCTTCTGGCGACGCAAAGACCGTCCGTGGATGTCATCACGGGCGTCATCAAGGCCAATATGCCCGCGCGAATTTCGTTTCAGGTTTCGTCCAAGATCGATTCCCGGACGATTCTCGACGCCAACGGCGCGGAACTTCTCTTGGGCGCCGGCGACATGCTCTTCCTGCCGCCGGGGACGTCCAAGCTGGAGCGAATTCACGGCGCTTTCGTCACCGACAACGAAGTAAAACGGGTGACCGACTTCTGGAAGGAACAGGGTTCGCCCGACTACGATCATGAGATATTGCGCGTACAGCAGGAAGAGATGGAGCGGGAAGCCTCGGGGGAGGGCGAGGACAACGAGATGTACCAACAGGCGCTCAACATCATCCGTCTTCACCGAGTGGCGTCCATCTCCATGATCCAGCGGAAACTTCGGATCGGTTACAACCGGGCGGCGCGGATCGTGGAGAGGATGGACGACGAGGGGTGGCTGGCGCCGGGCGAAGTGGGCAAGCCGCGCGAAGTCCGCATGAGTCGATTTGAAGTTTGA